Sequence from the Microplitis demolitor isolate Queensland-Clemson2020A chromosome 7, iyMicDemo2.1a, whole genome shotgun sequence genome:
aaatttataaacttgtaCTGGGAGAGTAGACTCGCACAGTATAGCGCGAATATCAAGTAGTGGTTGGTTACTTCCTCGCTGTCCTGACACCCTGATCATATCAGGCGTTACTTTTCTCCGAGTGATGGACAAGTTCATGTCCGTTTGACCCGGTCACTGTCTTGTGTTGGCTTCTATTCAAACCCAACACATATGTGTacatattatgtatatttacgtactcatatatttatatatatacatatatacttattcATAGAATGACCTACACTCGACAATACATACCTGCGTTCAAAGGTATTAGCCTGATAACTATTTCTCATACTAGTAATAGTATGATAGAGAGGAGATCGGGGCACGGACTCcctccaaaaaataattttaaaaaatatttttctaaacaaCTCTGGATCCTTTAGCTTTTACTTGTATCGaatcattgaatatttacatCAATTTGTTCgacatacttttattttccagTAGATGGTCTAtctctaaaataattaaatatcctTGAGGATAaagaaaatgtattttatgagaaaaagTTGTAATTACTCGGGTACTCCAGTTAGAATCTCATTAAGCGCTCATTTGGTCAGCAAAGATCTTAAGTCTTGTCCCGGCTGTTGGAAGTTCATCTATCGTACCAGGTGTTTGGAAACTCAATTTTAAactgtgaatttaaaaacttttaattttctcttgaatacagtatttttttttcagtgtagaaTCTTAATTATTCAAGGTCAACTGATACAAAGAAAGATGTCAGAGAAACTGGAGAAAATTATCgatgtataaatttttgtccaataaatttcaaataatatgaCATACAGTTTATTTGGACAAGTGTTTTTGACGAAAATAAGACAACGAGGTCTCCGTAGGACGAGATATTGTTACTCTGTCtggttttcaaaaaataaatcgatatatctGAAACtgatttattacatattttcattttcgcGCGCCACACCAGTCTACTTTTGGCGCTAGTGTTCTTAGTTCTCagaataactttaaaaattgcagTAGTTTGCATTTACAATCAACTTGTTACAGCCGTTAGactcttaaatttaatcaactgcaagtaattaattctaaaacataaaaaaattactggagtaaaaaaaaataatttatttacttaaaagtatgaatataaattattaaaattcaaaataaatttaaattaattttatttaatttgtattttctaGGTTATTGAGTATGCGCAATTACATCATACGCTGACGCATTTTCAAAACTAAATTTACTCTTTCTCGCATTTAGGCGGCTTTATGAACTCGTAACttacgtaaaaaatataaaatatttattattactgcagtatatcaataaataaaaatgagctGGTCAACAAGACATGTATCAATTCCTATAATGATTGGTCTGTCGTTAACAGGTGTCTTGGTtggattatattattatttgtgtaaaaaagtaagtatataaaatactcATGATGTCATACTTAATATTACCCATTAAATCatcaaattacaaaagttacaTCAACATAactatatttatgataatctagttattaatttttcaggaTGATGACTCTAAAGAGCCAATTACTGTgcgagagaaaaaaaacttgactATTGAAGTAAAAGTACCCAGAGCTTTGGTACCAGCAGTGATAGGTCGAGGTGGGTCGACAATTAAAGACATCGAGCAGCGAACTTCAACGAGAATAAGATTTTCCGAAGATAATGTTGATAATCCAGAGAGAATCTGCTTCATAAAGGGAGCATTCGAGTGTATAAAACTTGCGGAAGCTCTGATTGTTGATATCGTCGCAAATCAGCCGGTCATTGAGACTTACGAAATGTTTGTACCCCAGAGAATACGCTCGATTCTTCTGGCAGACAGGGGGGAAGTCATCAACACGATACAGTCGACGTCTAACGCCAAGTTGATTATAGAAAAGGGTAATATCTGTGATGAAAAGAAGCGCGTTATTATTAAAGGAACTGCTGAGCAAATTGGATGCGCTGTTTATCATATTGAGGAGCTTGTCAAAGAATCTAAGGACACGCAAGAGAAACTTGAAGTTAGTCAGAGCTCACGATCTCCACGAGGCAGAGTTTCTCCTAGACCTGCAACTAAGGCTGATAACTCTGCTCAAACTACTGAGTCGCCTTCTTCACAAGGTGAGTTTACTTATCTAGTTAtaaataagacttttttttaagtttatttacttttacagAAGGAGTAATGGAAGTTTATGTGAGCGCTTCCGAAAGCCCAAGTCAGTTTTGGATCCAGGTCGTTGGTCCCAGTATTCTTGCACTAGATGAACTTATTGTTGAAATGACTGACTATTATTCTAAGAAAGAGAACCAAGAGCTGCATGCACTGAAAAatgtaagttattttttttctgctgaTTTGTTAGAtgaagattaatttttttttttttttttgctttagaTTTCTGTTGGTCAAACCGTGGCCGCTAAATTCAGCTTCGATGACCGGTACTACCGCGCAGAAGTTTTGTCCTCCACAGATGATGGGTACAATGTTCATTTTCTGGATTACGGCGACCATGAAATAATAGAAGCTAAAGATATTTATGAACTGCGGACGGATTTTTTGAGCTTACGTTTGCAAGCTGTCGAGTGTTGTCTTGCAAATATAAAACCTGTGTgagtacatatttattttattttataaaaatatataattatataaagatACTGAAATTTGCCGAcagctaataatttttttataaacgataaactataaaaaaaaattatttcaaaaaattgcacctgtagttttttaaattttctacatgtgcatttttttttattgatttgttgaaaaaaaaaaatcaaactattgttaatttcaggatcatgttacaaataatttttttttccataaaaaatcgttagtttaagtaatttttaacatgataatgtatataataattgaatattgaagtaattagtttaattatttgtcattatGGTCGTTTGATCTCCGGCTACTGTCTTTAGTAGAAGACTTCCCAATATTCGTTGGCAAGTCACTGCTCCCAGCTTTGACATTTGTATGCCCTGGAATTTCGTCTTGACCTTTGCTGCCACAGACAAATTTCGTATCCGCATTGAGATGCTTAGTCAACCTCAATGCATCctgtgaattaaataaaatcccaGATcagttaatttgaatatttttaccattCATCAATTTGTAATTTGATTACCTGAGTTAAATTATGCTTGTCATCACACTCAGTAATTTGTATCTGTATCTTTACCATCAACTTGACCGTTTCACTCCTCAGATGTCTCTCCCCGACCGATAGCTCTCGATACCCCAATGATGCGATATCTTTAGTTGACTTTAGCTCCAGAATAGTTCTGCGAATACTAAAAAACtcccatttatttttttccgcaTTGTAAATTCCAAATTGAAAGCGAATCTTTGCTTGTTCTGCTGCTTCAACTTTGCAGTTTAGCATATTTAGGCACAAGACTATTGGATTCTTTAGCCTTTTTcctaaaaacaaaattatttcattaatttattcggcaatttttaaattccatctctatttatttttataaataccttcTGGACCTTTCCAAAATCTGATTGACAAATTCCATGAGCTCCGGATTCCATTAACGTTGAGTTCAAAATTCGGACTGTcgataaaactatttttagttatagttttattgtaatttttaatcgtccaTGAGTATTGAAATACAATATCAGAAATAGCCGGTACAAGTAActccattatttatattttttattattgctcTCGTTACATCTCGCTGACTGCCAATAGAAACAGTGGCATCATGTAAAGTGATTATGATTAGATTACCTCTGTGATGTATTTTCTCACAGTTGTTTGccttgaatttataaaaaagagaATGTAAATACACTTGACcctaatttataaaaatacttaaaatttttaaataaaataaatctaatagacaagaaaaaaattttttcccagtAATTTTATTCCGcgattagaaaaataaattaaagaataattagaGTTCTAGTATGGTTTCACTTTAATTGCACTAGCGGTAATGACatctcattaaaaattcacgaACGAATTTACCAATTGCTTTTATTATCAAACTAATCAAGATATTGatcagtttaaatttattttaaaattttatcttattctGTTAAACATCACGAGAGTTGttatcacaaaaaatatagagaggaaaatttaaattgattagaTAACGAAAGAGTAATTagtaacaaatttaatttacggaCATACAAATTAATCTCAagattaattgataatatttttgagataaaatttttaatcaaaaaacaaaaaaaagcccaattatttttttttaaatattaaaaaaaacgaaataatttttcaatgtgAAATTAAAAGGTGATTAAAggtgttaattatttttataatatttaaaaaaaaactggtgAAGAACAACTAAAAGTAgttatactaaaattatttcggTCATGCGTGCAGTTCTTGTGTATTATAGATAGGAGCAAGCAATTGTTTGGCATCACAGGAAGTGTAATTGTACTTTCAACAGATCGCTATGTTGCTAAAGCAAATAATATACACGTAACAATTAAACTCCTTTCCGTAACTATCATTAGTTTGAATCTACAATACTTTTACAcaactaaaactaaaactaaaacCCAGCTATACAAACTTTATCACAAACTTTTCGTTTTTGAtccgtttatttataattataataaaatttaaacaaactaCTTTAgccattaattttaattaaattaaattcttaaatattttaaattaacaaagtagctttttttcattaaacagAACTCAGATCAATTGTTTCCGAATATAAAGGTCTCGATTCCATTTCTATAAACATTTTCTATCTCATCATCATATTAAtttgtcaatattttaatatatatatataattatttgaattaaaactcgaattgaataattcgaaaaaatattaaaattttatgtcgttcagaagaaaatttttgaattcaaataatatgaTTCAAAGTTTAATTCAATTCGATACAAATAATTCATGTTCGAACTATACGTATACCCctgatatatatctatatttatatatatgtatattgatTACATTCCATGATATAATTGGAATAGCTTGTCCGTAATAATTATCGAATGCGCACGACTATTGCAATGATGATGATTTACGGTTAGTGATTTCCTAgtatgaatatatacatatatatataccaattatctatatatatgtatgaatatgTAGAGAGAGCAACTAGAGTAATTAACGGAATGATGACTTCATTCAATACTCAagtaatattactttttatcaatagtatatatgtttatatatatatattacggCTATTTCTCTCCGGAAGTTATTTTGAGAACTGAAATCCCCGGGTTTCAAATCGATTATCATCGATAATATATTCCCAGGTGTAAAAACTTGGTTAGATAATCTCAAGACTGACCTTGACTTACTTTAtaacgtaaataattttaatcccCTATGTCCAATATAccctttaataatttttatcctcatccttttattttcagcggtccttgtaaataaataataaactttcgATGCTggagtataaaaatatgtaatttttaataagagactgataattaaaaataaatgttttacttactcattttaattatgaataattttttacagaagtGGAGAAGACTGGAGTGATGAAGCATGTGATAGATTTGGTGATCTATCATGGGTGGCACAATGGAAAGTTATTATCGCCAAAGTTCGTGGTTACAAGGAGCGAATCATCAGTCAAGGGACTTGTAGGAGAGAAGGATCTCCCATTCCCTGCGTTGATCTTTACGACAAAAATGATAACcaggtaatttaaataactatttatctAGATAATTgatgttgataataaattattaaatatttactcagGATATTGATATTGGCAAGCAATTGGTGATGGAAAATTTAGCAGCCATCGATGACGGCGCTTGGTCGACTGCCAGCTCCACAGCATCATTGTTAAAACGCAGCCGAGATTCTCAGAGTCCATTGAATCGCACACCTCCGGCGACACCAACCAGTAATAATTCACAGGCTTCTTCTCAAGTAAATCTAACACCGCAAATTCAAATTGTTGAGGAAATAATTGATTTGACTACACCACGTAAACCGGCTGTAGAAGAAATAGATTTGGTAACACCACAGAATAATcgcaagaaaaaatataatcgctATGGCAAAAAGAACAAGTGGTCTGATGTCGGTGGCAGCAAACCGGAAAACGGCAGTGGCGATTACAGAAGAGATAATAAACTTCCGGCTGATAACCAACCAGGTCCTCGATGTATTCCAGGTGGCGAAGAAAGTTACGACGAGTACTCTGACGAATTCGAAATCTTTGATTAAAACTTGTTGCGAATctcttgatatttatttttctttgattaaacttttgttttattttttttttttgttcgctGGTCGAAAGTTATTTCTTCAAGTAAAAagtaatgtttaatttttttcacggaAGTTTCAAGTATAAGCaacattattttctttattattattataattattagttattagaTAACAATTCTCAGTgccttaatatttaaatctgttaaattatacggagattaaattataaaataatatttttatacaaaaacaaatatacataattataaattttgtagttTAAGTCTTTTTAAGACTGTTATATTATAAATCtacttatcatttatttaattaattaattaaaaggcttttgttttcattaatttttaatgaatattcaaagtattaagttctttaatttttttctcgacatacgtaaattattatttaaaaaaaaaaatgtgataaataaagacaataataaacatgaaatatttaaattattttagcaatagtctaaaaaaaaaaagaaaaaacgtgATCGGAAGTCGAGTCGACCGACAGCAATCTCCGTATCTGAgacctaaaaattttttttgcgacCGCAGTCGTGTCTAGCTGTCGATTATGAGATAGCGGAACGAGCGGCAAGAAAATCCGTGAACTCGGGATAAAGATGTTGGATTCGTGAAAGCTGTGGTCTCTATTACCACTGAGTCCATATAAAATCCAGAGTTTGCtcaatttatttgtcattcaGTTATCGAACATTGCCACTTGTCAACGTGTTAACCAGCAGTGACAGTAAGACAACAAGAGCATCATGAATTAtctggtaaataaataaatatataaataaggtAAAATACCTAGTACCCGATTCAGAAACTAGTACTCAATCActccatatatttgtatatttatatttagtcaaattaaataaatatagacacacaaatacatgagtgatcggaCACTAGTTTCCTTATCGAGTACTAGTTCTCTGATCCGAGTACAAGTTCCCTGATCAGGTACTAATTTCTCAATCGAGTATTAATTCCCTGGTAGGGTACAAACTCTCTGATTGGCTACTAGTTTTCTGATCGGGTGTGGATTCCCTAATCGGGTACTAATTCTCTAATCGAGTATTAGTTCCCTGATCAGGTGCTAGTTCTCTAGtcgagtactagttccctgatcaaATACTGGATCTCTTAccttacaattatttttaaaaatttttcaatattatataCACTAAGTGGAAGTGTGAGTACATCAGCGAACTCATTGTTATAAGGAAATTGAATTAGTGGTTACTGACAATTTTCCCTTAGTCTAGTGTGGTTTTAACATATAGCATACTCTACTCTACTGCTCACAGTCTACATAGTCACGATTCTCTATATAATAGAATAACATACATCTATCGTACACATGTGACGGTATTAATTTATCAGGGCGCTCTAATTACTTGTCGtctatatcaattattaaataaactaccGTGCTGTAGGTCAACTAAAACCTGTTTTCCATCGTCtctttaaataaacaaatttttaattaaccacTCTATACTctgcttaatttttttattactccatTAAAAGTATAGATAGCAAGTATCcaacaatgaattttttatttattattattatatttttagtattcatTAGCTCTAAAACGCGCGtcgcaataaataaaaggcgCCAGTCGTCTCGGcacaacaatgtttttaactttttgaTACCAGCTAAGAATTAGGTCACTTTATAATGTATCACAAGCGGAGATTATTGTATTTACCCTTTTGCGTAGTCAATATAGTGCTCACATAAAACGTTTTATGTTCGCAACCCTTGtggtttattatatttaacgtCAGTGGCTTTATTTTCCCGacaataaaagttattcaaagcTGTCCATTGTTCAaagtaaatatgtatatatatatatatttttatagaaatacaAGAGCACTAACACCGATAACTTCCGTAtgcgttttaaattttttatattatcagaacaaatgtcttttaaattttattttaatagcgCAATACCTTGACctcagtaataaaataaaatttatcctcAAAGTcggagtttgaaaaaaaaaagtttattataaatttcctatatgacgataataaatttgatgtataGTAAGggtgtaataaatttgaattattggtaacttttcaaattatttgtaaatttttgaattaaaaaattctgattagttttcaattatttttttttatggcgaGCTTAGTTTTTTTAAGAAACCAAAAGTATTTATCTCGTAGattcaaatttgatttttattatgatactaaagttagccgacgttttatagtttttgaattttttttaaaatgataaattataaaaaaaaaattatttggaaaaattgcacttatagttttttcttttttctacatgtgcatatttttagttttcttttgtaattgatgttgaaaaaataattcaaaaattttgaactgtcTACTAACTTCAGTACATGTTCTATTTACCCccgacaaaaatttgaattatttgaaaatttatgaatgttCAATCCAATTTGGTACAAAAGTAAGTTCGAACTATTCGCACATACctaatatgtaatataatgtatataaaaaatatataaataaatcattttttcagaattttcttGTAGTTTTATGCAGCGCTTCCATAGTTACTGCTGCTACGAGATACCTCGCGATACCGATCGACGGGATGGATATAATTGAAGTCAATCCTctgcagcagcagcagcagcagcagcagcttcAAATGTCTCAGCGAGCGCCAAGACAAACAGAAGCTTACATACCGCAGATTTTTTCACACGGGCAGCAATTACGGTCAGAAGAACGCCAGCAACCGAGACTTGAAAGATCTCCGATATTCGATTACGTCGATTTTGGAGCACAGACTGGTAACAATGGTGCCTACAGTTGGTTCGCTGACTATCCTGctcacaattaaattttttactccagtattacataaataattatataaattatcgttactctgtaaataaattttggttttagaaatttaaaaaaaaaaagtatagtacattaatatttgttttatttttcaatacatcACTCCAATTCctcatatataataaatatcaatcttttatagtaattttattcagtaaagcttttttttataattattaatttatatttttaaattctttatttatttatttttt
This genomic interval carries:
- the LOC103571044 gene encoding tudor and KH domain-containing protein homolog isoform X1 is translated as MSWSTRHVSIPIMIGLSLTGVLVGLYYYLCKKLLIFQDDDSKEPITVREKKNLTIEVKVPRALVPAVIGRGGSTIKDIEQRTSTRIRFSEDNVDNPERICFIKGAFECIKLAEALIVDIVANQPVIETYEMFVPQRIRSILLADRGEVINTIQSTSNAKLIIEKGNICDEKKRVIIKGTAEQIGCAVYHIEELVKESKDTQEKLEVSQSSRSPRGRVSPRPATKADNSAQTTESPSSQEGVMEVYVSASESPSQFWIQVVGPSILALDELIVEMTDYYSKKENQELHALKNISVGQTVAAKFSFDDRYYRAEVLSSTDDGYNVHFLDYGDHEIIEAKDIYELRTDFLSLRLQAVECCLANIKPVSGEDWSDEACDRFGDLSWVAQWKVIIAKVRGYKERIISQGTCRREGSPIPCVDLYDKNDNQDIDIGKQLVMENLAAIDDGAWSTASSTASLLKRSRDSQSPLNRTPPATPTSNNSQASSQVNLTPQIQIVEEIIDLTTPRKPAVEEIDLVTPQNNRKKKYNRYGKKNKWSDVGGSKPENGSGDYRRDNKLPADNQPGPRCIPGGEESYDEYSDEFEIFD
- the LOC103571044 gene encoding tudor and KH domain-containing protein homolog isoform X2 translates to MSWSTRHVSIPIMIGLSLTGVLVGLYYYLCKKDDDSKEPITVREKKNLTIEVKVPRALVPAVIGRGGSTIKDIEQRTSTRIRFSEDNVDNPERICFIKGAFECIKLAEALIVDIVANQPVIETYEMFVPQRIRSILLADRGEVINTIQSTSNAKLIIEKGNICDEKKRVIIKGTAEQIGCAVYHIEELVKESKDTQEKLEVSQSSRSPRGRVSPRPATKADNSAQTTESPSSQEGVMEVYVSASESPSQFWIQVVGPSILALDELIVEMTDYYSKKENQELHALKNISVGQTVAAKFSFDDRYYRAEVLSSTDDGYNVHFLDYGDHEIIEAKDIYELRTDFLSLRLQAVECCLANIKPVSGEDWSDEACDRFGDLSWVAQWKVIIAKVRGYKERIISQGTCRREGSPIPCVDLYDKNDNQDIDIGKQLVMENLAAIDDGAWSTASSTASLLKRSRDSQSPLNRTPPATPTSNNSQASSQVNLTPQIQIVEEIIDLTTPRKPAVEEIDLVTPQNNRKKKYNRYGKKNKWSDVGGSKPENGSGDYRRDNKLPADNQPGPRCIPGGEESYDEYSDEFEIFD
- the LOC103571043 gene encoding uncharacterized protein LOC103571043, translating into MELLVPAISDIVFQYSWTIKNYNKTITKNSFIDSPNFELNVNGIRSSWNLSIRFWKGPEGKRLKNPIVLCLNMLNCKVEAAEQAKIRFQFGIYNAEKNKWEFFSIRRTILELKSTKDIASLGYRELSVGERHLRSETVKLMVKIQIQITECDDKHNLTQDALRLTKHLNADTKFVCGSKGQDEIPGHTNVKAGSSDLPTNIGKSSTKDSSRRSNDHNDK
- the LOC103571046 gene encoding uncharacterized protein LOC103571046; protein product: MNYLNFLVVLCSASIVTAATRYLAIPIDGMDIIEVNPLQQQQQQQQLQMSQRAPRQTEAYIPQIFSHGQQLRSEERQQPRLERSPIFDYVDFGAQTGNNGAYSWFADYPAHN